In Corythoichthys intestinalis isolate RoL2023-P3 chromosome 4, ASM3026506v1, whole genome shotgun sequence, a genomic segment contains:
- the osgin2 gene encoding oxidative stress-induced growth inhibitor 2 produces the protein MPLLEETTLPQGHPPIVPVIIIGNGPSGICLSYLLSGNKPYLDPTTVHPNPILYRKLQDTKHLAITEQDLEYLSEGLEGRSSNPVAVLFDALLHPNADFGYEYPPVLQWRREKQQHIPHLVLGRATPGGAWHAMEGSMLTISLGIWMELPGVNYRDLLSGKQRDITSDRATPEEISSYYSNYVKLKGLQKNFVDNTYVTSVQRLCRGHKIEKLEKVETCNGDEQLDDGRNESYEGNGIECISDEGLGSLWEVRGYQQVQNNTHVPFSLFAENVVLATGASDSPVRLTVEGEDLPFVFHSVSDLGLAIKLQKLDKNSDPILVVGAGLSAADAVLCACSRNIRVLHVFRKTVDDTDLIFKQLPKTLYPEYHKVYNMMCSQTYTNLVPSCSSSRDQSVSITSSVCAKMCPKPQLAAVNMASNSSVGLFPDYTSFPEHCVVSLQSDMKCLLQGKNSLKAFKISVALVLIGTNPNLFFLKDQGQYLGQDPTKPISCKNPIDIHPYTFECTKEPGLFAMGPLVGDNFVRFLQGGALGIASCLLKRLKKKGKLINNVGNSFI, from the exons ATGCCTCTTCTGGAAGAGACCACTCTCCCACAAGGGCACCCACCTATTGTTCCTGTCATCATAATAG GAAATGGACCATCGGGTATTTGTCTGTCATACCTGCTAAGTGGTAACAAGCCCTACCTTGACCCAACAACAGTCCACCCAAACCCAATTCTATACAGAAAACTGCAGGATACCAAACACCTAGCCATCACTGAACAG GATCTTGAATATTTGAGTGAAGGTCTTGAGGGCCGATCGAGTAACCCCGTTGCTGTGTTGTTTGACGCACTGTTGCACCCAAACGCTGACTTTGGCTATGAGTACCCTCCTGTGCTTCAGTGGAGGAGGGAAAAGCAGCAACACATCCCACATCTCGTCTTGGGGAGAGCAACGCCTGGAGGAGCCTGGCAT GCAATGGAAGGCTCCATGCTGACAATAAGTCTCGGGATATGGATGGAGCTTCCTGGAGTCAACTACAGAGACTTACTCAGCGGAAAACAAAG ggATATCACCAGTGACAGGGCTACCCCTGAGGAGATATCATCATACTACAGCAACTATGTGAAGCTAAAAGGTCTGCAAAAGAATTTTGTTGACAACACCTACGTGACCTCAGTTCAAAGACTCTGCCGAGGCCACAAGATAGAGAAGCTTGAAAAAGTGGAAACTTGTAATGGAGATGAACAGTTGGATGATGGTAGAAATGAGAGCTATGAGGGAAATGGAATAGAATGCATCAGTGATGAAGGACTAGGGTCTCTATGGGAGGTTAGGGGATACCAACAAGTGCAGAACAACACTCACGTACCCTTTTCTCTGTTTGCGGAGAATGTGGTTCTTGCCACTGGAGCATCTGACTCACCAGTAAGATTAACTGTGGAGGGAGAGGACCTACCATTTGTGTTCCACAGCGTCTCCGACCTGGGCTTAGCTATAAAACTGCAGAAGTTGGATAAAAACTCAGATCCAATATTAGTAGTCGGTGCTGGGTTGAGTGCTGCAGATGCAGTTCTGTGTGCCTGCAGCCGCAACATCAGGGTGCTGCATGTATTTCGAAAGACCGTTGATGACACTGACCTCATCTTCAAACAGTTGCCAAAGACCTTGTACCCAGAATACCACAAAGTCTATAACATGATGTGCTCTCAGACTTACACAAACTTGGTTCCCTCATGTTCTTCAAGCAGGGATCAGTCAGTGAGCATTACTTCTTCAGTTTGTGCAAAGATGTGCCCCAAGCCACAGTTGGCCGCAGTTAACATGGCCAGTAATTCTAGCGTAGGTCTCTTTCCTGACTACACAAGTTTCCCAGAACACTGCGTGGTGTCCTTACAGTCAGATATGAAGTGCTTGCTGCAGGGGAAAAATTCCCTGAAAGCATTTAAAATCTCTGTGGCCTTGGTGCTGATTGGAACGAACCCCAATTTGTTTTTCTTGAAGGACCAAGGTCAGTATCTGGGCCAAGATCCCACAAAGCCCATATCCTGTAAGAACCCTATTGACATCCACCCATACACCTTTGAGTGTACCAAGGAACCTGGACTATTTGCCATGGGGCCACTGGTAGGAGACAACTTCGTTCGCTTTTTGCAGGGTGGTGCTTTAGGCATCGCCTCCTGCCTTTTGAAGAGACTCAAGAAGAAAGGGAAGCTCATAAACAATGTAGGGAATAGCTTCATTTGA